Proteins encoded together in one Balaenoptera musculus isolate JJ_BM4_2016_0621 chromosome 6, mBalMus1.pri.v3, whole genome shotgun sequence window:
- the GCNT1 gene encoding beta-1,3-galactosyl-O-glycosyl-glycoprotein beta-1,6-N-acetylglucosaminyltransferase isoform X1 — translation MIPTFLDLNVLPSISRCLCTSDKCKLTNLQATTEGKSLLLEAWKTALNKAKSPIVVEMLRKLWRRKLFSYPTKYYFFLLVFSLVTFSVLRIHQKPEFVNVGHLELLEENPSRNINCTKVLQGDVDEIQKVKLESLTVKFRKRPRWTNYDYINMTSDCASFIKKRKYIVEPLSKEEAEFPIAYSVVVHHKIEMLDRLLRAIYMPQNFYCIHVDTKSEESFLAAVIGIASCFSNVFVASQLESVVYASWSRVQADLNCMQDLYRMNADWKYLINLCGMDFPIKTNLEIVRKLKSLMGENNLETERMPSNKKERWKKHYAVVNGKLTNMGTDKIHPPLETPLFSGSAYFVVSRRYVEYVLENEKIQKFMEWAKDTYSPDEYLWATIQRIPEVPGSLSLSHKYDMSDMHAIARFVKWQYFEGDISKGAPYPPCSGVHVRSVCVFGAGDLNWMLRVHHLFANKFDTDIDLFAIQCLDEHLRHKALETLKH, via the exons ATGATCCCGACTTTTCTTGATTTAAATG tgctGCCCTCCATTTCAAGATGCCTTTGCACTTCTGATAAATGCAAACTGACAAATCTCCAGGCCACGACAGAGGGGAAATCATTACTGCTTGAAGCCTGGAAGACTGCCCTTAATAAAGCCAAGTCCCCAATTGTTGTTGAAATGCTGAGGAAGTTGTGGAGGAGGAAACTTTTTTCTTATCCCACTAAATACTACTTCTTCCTTCTTGTTTTTTCCCTGGTCACCTTCTCTGTTTTAAGAATTCATCAAAAGCCTGAATTTGTAAATGTTGGACATTTGGAGCTGCTTGAAGAGAATCCTAGTCGTAATATTAATTGTACCAAAGTTCTACAGGGTGATGTAGATGAAATCCAAAAGGTAAAGCTTGAGAGTCTAACAGTGAAATTTAGAAAGCGCCCTCGATGGACAAACTATGACTACATAAACATGACCAGTGATTGTGCTTCTTTCATCAAGAAGCGCAAATATATTGTAGAACCCCTTAGTAAAGAAGAGGCAGAGTTTCCAATAGCATATTCTGTAGTGGTTCATCACAAAATTGAAATGCTTGACAGGCTCCTGAGGGCCATTTATATGCCTCAGAATTTCTATTGCATTCACGTGGATACAAAATCAGAGGAATCCTTTTTGGCCGCAGTGATTGGCATTGCATCCTGTTTCAGTAATGTCTTCGTGGCCAGTCAGCTGGAGAGTGTTGTGTATGCATCTTGGAGCCGGGTTCAGGCTGACCTCAACTGCATGCAGGACCTCTACCGAATGAACGCAGACTGGAAGTACTTGATAAATCTCTGCGGTATGGATTTTCCTATTAAAACCAACCTGGAAATTGTCAGGAAGCTCAAGTCGTTAATGGGCGAGAACAACCTAGAAACGGAGAGAATGCcatccaataaaaaagaaaggtggaAAAAGCATTATGCAGTCGTGAATGGAAAACTGACAAACATGGGGACCGACAAAATACATCCTCCTCTTGAAACACCTCTGTTTTCAGGCAGTGCCTATTTTGTGGTCAGTAGGAGGTATGTGGAGTATGTGCTCgagaatgaaaaaatacaaaagtttaTGGAGTGGGCAAAAGACACATACAGCCCGGACGAGTATCTCTGGGCCACTATTCAGAGGATCCCCGAAGTCCCAGGGTCACTGTCCTTAAGCCATAAGTACGACATGTCCGACATGCACGCGATTGCCAGGTTTGTCAAGTGGCAGTACTTTGAAGGTGACATTTCCAAGGGCGCCCCCTACCCGCCGTGCAGCGGCGTCCACGTGCGCTCCGTGTGCGTTTTTGGAGCGGGTGACTTGAACTGGATGTTGCGCGTGCACCACTTGTTCGCCAACAAGTTCGACACGGACATCGACCTCTTTGCCATCCAGTGTTTGGATGAGCATCTGAGGCATAAGGCCCTGGAGACATTAAAACACTGA
- the GCNT1 gene encoding beta-1,3-galactosyl-O-glycosyl-glycoprotein beta-1,6-N-acetylglucosaminyltransferase isoform X2, with product MLRKLWRRKLFSYPTKYYFFLLVFSLVTFSVLRIHQKPEFVNVGHLELLEENPSRNINCTKVLQGDVDEIQKVKLESLTVKFRKRPRWTNYDYINMTSDCASFIKKRKYIVEPLSKEEAEFPIAYSVVVHHKIEMLDRLLRAIYMPQNFYCIHVDTKSEESFLAAVIGIASCFSNVFVASQLESVVYASWSRVQADLNCMQDLYRMNADWKYLINLCGMDFPIKTNLEIVRKLKSLMGENNLETERMPSNKKERWKKHYAVVNGKLTNMGTDKIHPPLETPLFSGSAYFVVSRRYVEYVLENEKIQKFMEWAKDTYSPDEYLWATIQRIPEVPGSLSLSHKYDMSDMHAIARFVKWQYFEGDISKGAPYPPCSGVHVRSVCVFGAGDLNWMLRVHHLFANKFDTDIDLFAIQCLDEHLRHKALETLKH from the coding sequence ATGCTGAGGAAGTTGTGGAGGAGGAAACTTTTTTCTTATCCCACTAAATACTACTTCTTCCTTCTTGTTTTTTCCCTGGTCACCTTCTCTGTTTTAAGAATTCATCAAAAGCCTGAATTTGTAAATGTTGGACATTTGGAGCTGCTTGAAGAGAATCCTAGTCGTAATATTAATTGTACCAAAGTTCTACAGGGTGATGTAGATGAAATCCAAAAGGTAAAGCTTGAGAGTCTAACAGTGAAATTTAGAAAGCGCCCTCGATGGACAAACTATGACTACATAAACATGACCAGTGATTGTGCTTCTTTCATCAAGAAGCGCAAATATATTGTAGAACCCCTTAGTAAAGAAGAGGCAGAGTTTCCAATAGCATATTCTGTAGTGGTTCATCACAAAATTGAAATGCTTGACAGGCTCCTGAGGGCCATTTATATGCCTCAGAATTTCTATTGCATTCACGTGGATACAAAATCAGAGGAATCCTTTTTGGCCGCAGTGATTGGCATTGCATCCTGTTTCAGTAATGTCTTCGTGGCCAGTCAGCTGGAGAGTGTTGTGTATGCATCTTGGAGCCGGGTTCAGGCTGACCTCAACTGCATGCAGGACCTCTACCGAATGAACGCAGACTGGAAGTACTTGATAAATCTCTGCGGTATGGATTTTCCTATTAAAACCAACCTGGAAATTGTCAGGAAGCTCAAGTCGTTAATGGGCGAGAACAACCTAGAAACGGAGAGAATGCcatccaataaaaaagaaaggtggaAAAAGCATTATGCAGTCGTGAATGGAAAACTGACAAACATGGGGACCGACAAAATACATCCTCCTCTTGAAACACCTCTGTTTTCAGGCAGTGCCTATTTTGTGGTCAGTAGGAGGTATGTGGAGTATGTGCTCgagaatgaaaaaatacaaaagtttaTGGAGTGGGCAAAAGACACATACAGCCCGGACGAGTATCTCTGGGCCACTATTCAGAGGATCCCCGAAGTCCCAGGGTCACTGTCCTTAAGCCATAAGTACGACATGTCCGACATGCACGCGATTGCCAGGTTTGTCAAGTGGCAGTACTTTGAAGGTGACATTTCCAAGGGCGCCCCCTACCCGCCGTGCAGCGGCGTCCACGTGCGCTCCGTGTGCGTTTTTGGAGCGGGTGACTTGAACTGGATGTTGCGCGTGCACCACTTGTTCGCCAACAAGTTCGACACGGACATCGACCTCTTTGCCATCCAGTGTTTGGATGAGCATCTGAGGCATAAGGCCCTGGAGACATTAAAACACTGA